One stretch of Schlesneria sp. DSM 10557 DNA includes these proteins:
- a CDS encoding rhodanese-like domain-containing protein yields the protein MSAPLEVDCQHVKARLDAQQPFLFLDCRERDEYETAHIESTTLIPMSELAQRMGELESYRDAPIIVHCHHGGRSMRVTNWLRQQGFSQVSNMAGGIDEWSQTIDPSIPRY from the coding sequence ATGAGTGCCCCCTTGGAAGTCGACTGTCAGCACGTCAAAGCCCGTCTCGACGCGCAGCAGCCATTCCTGTTTCTCGACTGCCGTGAACGTGACGAATACGAAACGGCTCATATTGAATCGACGACCCTCATACCGATGAGCGAGCTCGCGCAGCGGATGGGGGAACTGGAAAGCTATCGCGATGCCCCCATCATCGTGCATTGTCACCATGGGGGCCGCAGCATGCGCGTGACCAACTGGTTGCGCCAGCAGGGATTCTCACAGGTCTCGAATATGGCCGGTGGAATCGACGAATGGTCTCAAACAATCGATCCCTCGATCCCTCGCTACTGA
- a CDS encoding FHA domain-containing protein has protein sequence MLQAELKILGGKHQGKLIPLTTKKFLVGREQDCHLRPNSDLVSRHHCVFSIDEYAIRLRDLGSTNGTLVNGTSLRGEVNLKSGDRVSIGKLDLEVIIRQATAKSSPRPVAAPEPVAESSSGLSTTELPSSSEETETSYEMPAYVDPAAAGMPTQDTAIIGAPVPLQYPPQGMPGYPQGYPGYPPMVPPGYQMPPGYMPGAYPQYPPGYGQPPGYPPQMGYPMGYPQMMPMQGYPGGAVAAPVEEPEPEAAAPSGELAVRLPNPEDTGVKTVAPAAAPAGGAKQEEKPSNTAADIIKQYMNRRS, from the coding sequence ATGTTGCAGGCCGAACTGAAAATCCTTGGTGGCAAGCACCAGGGCAAACTAATACCGCTGACGACGAAAAAGTTTCTCGTTGGCCGTGAGCAGGATTGCCATCTGCGGCCCAATAGCGACCTGGTCAGCCGCCACCACTGCGTCTTTTCGATCGACGAGTACGCCATTCGCCTGCGCGACCTGGGAAGTACGAACGGCACCCTGGTGAACGGCACCAGTCTGCGTGGTGAAGTTAATCTCAAGTCGGGTGACCGGGTTTCGATCGGGAAGCTCGATCTGGAAGTCATCATCCGACAGGCGACCGCCAAGTCGTCGCCGCGACCGGTTGCCGCTCCCGAGCCCGTTGCCGAGTCATCGTCGGGCCTTTCGACCACCGAACTGCCTTCTTCGTCGGAAGAGACCGAGACCAGCTACGAGATGCCTGCCTACGTCGACCCCGCGGCAGCCGGCATGCCCACTCAGGACACCGCGATCATCGGTGCCCCGGTGCCGCTCCAGTATCCACCACAGGGGATGCCAGGTTATCCGCAGGGGTATCCCGGATATCCACCGATGGTTCCTCCCGGCTATCAGATGCCGCCGGGCTACATGCCAGGGGCCTATCCGCAGTATCCACCCGGTTACGGTCAGCCACCCGGTTACCCTCCGCAAATGGGTTACCCCATGGGTTATCCCCAGATGATGCCGATGCAGGGATATCCCGGTGGTGCCGTCGCGGCTCCTGTGGAAGAGCCTGAGCCAGAGGCTGCAGCTCCTTCGGGCGAATTGGCAGTGCGATTGCCGAACCCGGAAGATACAGGCGTTAAAACCGTCGCTCCGGCAGCGGCTCCTGCGGGAGGCGCGAAGCAGGAAGAAAAGCCTTCCAATACGGCGGCGGACATCATCAAGCAGTACATGAATCGCCGCAGTTGA
- a CDS encoding biotin/lipoate A/B protein ligase family protein, with product MQRLTHLRVILETEPQSGVWNMAVDEALLLSAISSEVATLRWYQWKEPTVSLGYFQKSADFEVDSVLSQLPVVRRLSGGGAILHDCEWTYSLTVPPVQKLFSLPEELYDIVHGSLVASLNRLGFPIAARGVSSKLGEEPLLCFQRRDSHDLVVHGQKVVGSAQRRRRGAVLQHGSLILHASAAAPAVAGLADLCEAQVPPDLAGILAVPLAEAVAENWTFGELTEQEKQVAVELCSAEESRVKRR from the coding sequence ATGCAGCGGCTGACTCATTTACGCGTCATTCTTGAGACCGAGCCCCAGTCGGGGGTCTGGAACATGGCCGTGGATGAGGCGCTGCTGCTGTCGGCGATTTCGTCGGAGGTCGCGACACTGCGGTGGTACCAGTGGAAAGAGCCGACGGTCTCACTGGGATACTTTCAAAAGTCGGCTGACTTTGAGGTGGATTCGGTCCTGTCGCAGCTCCCTGTCGTGCGGCGATTGTCGGGAGGAGGGGCGATTCTCCACGATTGCGAATGGACTTACAGTCTGACAGTCCCCCCCGTGCAAAAGCTGTTCAGTCTGCCTGAAGAACTTTATGACATCGTGCACGGGTCGCTGGTGGCAAGTTTGAATCGCCTGGGGTTCCCGATTGCCGCTCGCGGGGTCTCGTCAAAGCTGGGTGAAGAGCCTTTGTTGTGCTTCCAGCGCCGAGATTCGCATGATCTGGTCGTGCATGGCCAGAAGGTGGTCGGAAGTGCTCAACGTCGCCGGCGTGGCGCGGTTTTGCAACACGGAAGTTTAATTTTGCATGCCTCTGCGGCGGCACCGGCCGTAGCGGGGCTGGCGGACCTTTGCGAGGCTCAAGTCCCCCCGGATCTGGCTGGTATTCTGGCGGTTCCATTAGCGGAAGCGGTGGCGGAAAACTGGACGTTTGGTGAGCTGACGGAACAGGAAAAACAGGTGGCTGTAGAATTGTGTTCGGCGGAGGAATCGCGTGTAAAACGGAGGTAG
- a CDS encoding type 1 glutamine amidotransferase domain-containing protein, with the protein MSTQLAGQRILILVGDDYEDLELWYPKLRLIEAGASVVVAGQKGGVVYHGKHGYPCRSDVAIDEVEAGDFHGIILPGGWMPDKLRRDAKVLSLTQEFAAAGKLVAAICHGGWIPISAQVYRGVRVTGSPGIKDDLVNAGAEFEDAPVVIDRHFVSSRRPDDLPAFCQGMLEVLTHGSGRK; encoded by the coding sequence ATGTCGACACAACTGGCCGGACAGCGGATTCTGATTCTTGTCGGAGATGACTATGAAGATCTGGAGCTGTGGTATCCCAAGCTCCGTCTGATTGAAGCGGGGGCCAGTGTGGTCGTGGCGGGTCAGAAGGGGGGCGTCGTCTATCACGGCAAGCATGGCTACCCCTGTCGCTCCGATGTCGCCATCGACGAAGTCGAAGCGGGGGATTTTCACGGGATCATCCTGCCGGGGGGCTGGATGCCCGACAAACTGCGACGTGACGCCAAGGTGCTCAGTTTGACTCAGGAATTTGCCGCAGCGGGGAAACTGGTGGCGGCGATCTGTCACGGTGGCTGGATCCCGATTTCGGCGCAGGTCTACCGGGGTGTGCGCGTCACCGGTTCGCCCGGGATTAAAGATGACCTCGTCAACGCCGGGGCGGAATTTGAAGATGCGCCTGTCGTGATTGATCGCCACTTCGTGAGCAGTCGTCGTCCGGACGATCTCCCCGCGTTCTGTCAGGGGATGCTGGAAGTGCTTACTCACGGCTCGGGTCGAAAATAA
- a CDS encoding helix-turn-helix transcriptional regulator: MDSSTPVQRQWRILIALMYRRQGQTVKELSQEFEVNTRTILRDLNTLRQAGFPLSERVSDFGRKHWRLTEGGPRAPIHFTWPEAVSLYLGRQFLDPLAGTYFWKSAQTAFTKIQSMLGEAALSQLEKVSRHFFQTIPGRPDYSGKAEVIDRLMQAVEEHRIAFVAYQSERATEPVSLEMYPYGIAYHKGALYLVAWSRDHDSIRHFKIDRVSGVDIQQLQFTPDPDFSLEKHFANSFGVFRSEAPEQPPLQRIRIRFAPSVARYVQEKIWHASQQLKRENDGSVTLELQLENTQELKSWIQSFGPKATVLEPKSLKTEIIDDLRELLKNYTRQESANK, from the coding sequence ATGGACTCCTCAACACCTGTGCAGAGGCAATGGCGGATTCTGATTGCACTGATGTACCGTCGTCAGGGGCAAACCGTCAAAGAGCTGAGTCAGGAGTTTGAGGTCAACACGCGCACCATCCTGAGAGATCTGAATACACTGCGTCAGGCGGGGTTCCCGTTATCCGAACGAGTCTCGGACTTTGGCCGCAAGCACTGGCGGCTGACCGAAGGAGGCCCCCGGGCCCCGATTCACTTCACCTGGCCGGAAGCAGTCTCGCTTTACCTCGGCCGTCAGTTTCTCGACCCGCTGGCCGGGACGTACTTCTGGAAGTCCGCGCAGACCGCGTTCACCAAGATCCAGTCGATGCTGGGGGAAGCCGCCCTTTCACAGCTCGAAAAAGTCTCACGTCATTTTTTTCAGACGATCCCCGGCCGACCCGACTACAGCGGCAAGGCCGAAGTCATCGACCGGCTGATGCAGGCCGTGGAAGAACACCGCATCGCCTTTGTCGCCTACCAGAGCGAACGGGCGACGGAACCCGTCTCACTGGAGATGTACCCGTACGGCATCGCCTATCACAAAGGGGCCTTGTATTTGGTCGCCTGGTCCCGCGACCACGACAGCATCCGTCACTTCAAGATTGACCGGGTCAGTGGAGTCGACATCCAGCAACTGCAATTCACACCCGACCCCGACTTCAGTCTGGAAAAACACTTCGCGAACTCGTTCGGCGTCTTCCGCAGCGAAGCTCCCGAACAGCCACCGCTGCAGCGAATCCGGATCCGCTTCGCCCCGTCCGTCGCCCGCTACGTGCAGGAAAAGATCTGGCACGCATCACAGCAACTCAAAAGGGAAAACGACGGCAGCGTCACACTGGAACTGCAACTGGAAAACACGCAGGAACTGAAATCCTGGATCCAGAGCTTCGGCCCCAAAGCCACCGTCCTGGAACCCAAATCGCTAAAAACAGAAATCATCGACGACTTAAGAGAATTACTTAAGAACTATACCCGCCAAGAGTCGGCGAATAAGTGA
- a CDS encoding CRISPR-associated endonuclease Cas3'' yields the protein MNFSDFFQQANNGRKPYPYQLQFAEALSLPQLLNVPTGVGKTATAVLGWLYRRRYHPQEDIRHQTPRRLVYCLPMRTLVEQTRDAAKSWLDALHLSPEVGVHVLMGGAELSDWDEYPERDTILIGTQDMLLSRALNRGYGMSRYRWPMHFGLLNNDCLWVMDETQLMGVGLTTTAQLQGLRTKLGTYGVSQSLWMSATLDASPIRTVDHPEPQAGFSRVALSNDDRLHEPVRKRINAKKRLEKAALSLTADTAKRNYPKDLAALIRTHHQPATLTLVVVNNVSRAQEVFRELQNLKGPKTKPTPLTAEVTLIHSRFRPCDRESHEKELFSLDVPSTGRIVVATQAIEAGVDISAATMLTELAPWPSLVQRFGRCNRGGEDKDACVIWLDIESKDDKAKTILPYEADELNNSRSHLAKLNDVGPVALQQITDSRPAPVVHTLRRRDLLDLWDTTPDMAGNDLDVSRFIRDGDDTDVQVFWREFDSGQPADPFPAPQRHELCSVSIGQIHEFLTRLKKNDKRFALIFRPLEKTDQWRPIDPNDVRSGMVLLLKRDMGGYLDGIGWTGNQADKPTPHPPVALAPEEDLSDKENLIAATWVPLQQHLKEVSQAVTRLQGTHSQLPAEIPWAALVRAANWHDIGKAHPAFQNMILRGVADASGRRAELWAKSPGERNGRPQYFADDNATDERIGFRHELASALAWLLHCGDDPDSDLIAFLIAAHHGKVRGSLRSFPNEILPADLGMKQARGIRNGDVIPGCVTGDGQVLPATSLDLSLMELGESESGPSWLARVLKLRDDQSLGPFKLCYLETLLRVADWRGSKTGETFNA from the coding sequence ATGAACTTCTCGGATTTCTTCCAGCAAGCAAACAACGGTCGCAAGCCGTATCCGTATCAACTTCAGTTCGCGGAAGCCCTTTCGCTTCCCCAATTGCTGAATGTCCCTACGGGAGTGGGAAAGACCGCGACTGCGGTCCTCGGCTGGCTATATCGCCGACGGTATCACCCTCAAGAAGACATTCGTCACCAGACTCCCCGACGTCTCGTGTACTGCCTGCCCATGAGAACGCTCGTCGAGCAGACCAGAGACGCTGCCAAGTCATGGCTTGACGCACTACACCTGTCCCCGGAAGTGGGTGTCCACGTCCTGATGGGTGGGGCAGAACTCAGCGACTGGGACGAATACCCCGAACGAGATACAATCCTTATTGGAACCCAGGACATGCTACTCTCGCGCGCACTCAATCGCGGTTACGGTATGTCTCGCTATCGCTGGCCCATGCATTTCGGTCTACTGAATAACGACTGTCTGTGGGTCATGGATGAAACGCAGTTGATGGGTGTGGGACTGACGACCACCGCGCAACTGCAAGGCCTGCGCACAAAACTCGGAACATACGGCGTCAGCCAGTCGCTCTGGATGTCGGCCACCCTTGACGCATCGCCGATTCGGACGGTTGACCACCCTGAACCCCAAGCCGGGTTTTCCCGCGTCGCTCTGTCGAATGATGACCGCCTTCACGAGCCGGTCCGAAAACGGATCAACGCCAAGAAACGGCTTGAGAAGGCCGCGCTGAGCCTCACAGCCGACACGGCCAAGCGGAACTATCCAAAAGATCTGGCGGCGCTGATCAGAACCCATCATCAGCCCGCCACATTAACACTCGTCGTCGTCAACAACGTCTCCAGAGCGCAAGAAGTTTTCAGAGAACTGCAAAATCTGAAGGGACCGAAGACTAAGCCCACGCCGTTGACGGCAGAAGTGACCCTGATTCATTCCCGCTTCCGCCCGTGCGATCGGGAGAGTCACGAAAAAGAACTGTTCTCACTGGACGTACCGAGTACTGGCAGAATTGTTGTCGCAACGCAGGCAATCGAAGCTGGGGTCGATATATCGGCAGCAACAATGCTGACAGAATTGGCGCCCTGGCCGTCGCTCGTGCAGAGATTTGGACGCTGTAACCGAGGGGGCGAAGACAAAGACGCATGTGTCATCTGGCTGGATATCGAGTCCAAAGATGACAAAGCAAAAACGATCCTGCCCTATGAAGCAGACGAACTGAACAACAGCAGGAGCCACCTCGCGAAACTCAACGACGTCGGTCCTGTAGCGCTTCAGCAGATCACGGACAGTCGACCTGCACCTGTAGTGCATACGCTACGGCGGAGAGATCTACTTGATCTATGGGATACAACGCCCGACATGGCTGGAAATGACCTCGATGTCTCACGCTTCATCCGGGACGGGGACGACACCGATGTGCAGGTCTTCTGGCGAGAGTTCGATTCAGGCCAGCCAGCAGACCCCTTTCCTGCCCCGCAACGTCACGAACTCTGCTCAGTCAGTATCGGACAGATCCACGAGTTTTTGACCCGATTAAAGAAGAACGACAAAAGGTTTGCGTTGATCTTCCGTCCCCTGGAGAAAACTGACCAGTGGCGACCGATTGACCCCAACGACGTCCGTAGCGGGATGGTGCTGCTCCTCAAACGCGACATGGGAGGCTATCTCGATGGAATCGGATGGACGGGTAATCAGGCCGACAAACCGACGCCACACCCTCCTGTCGCCCTTGCGCCAGAAGAAGATTTAAGCGACAAAGAGAACCTCATCGCAGCGACATGGGTTCCGCTCCAGCAACACCTCAAAGAGGTGTCGCAAGCGGTCACACGCCTGCAGGGAACCCACTCACAATTACCAGCGGAGATCCCTTGGGCTGCGCTCGTTCGCGCCGCGAATTGGCACGACATCGGCAAAGCTCACCCCGCCTTTCAGAACATGATCCTGAGGGGAGTCGCGGACGCGTCCGGGCGGAGGGCTGAATTGTGGGCAAAATCGCCAGGGGAACGAAATGGACGTCCGCAGTACTTTGCCGACGATAACGCGACAGATGAGCGAATTGGATTTCGACACGAACTGGCCAGTGCACTGGCGTGGCTGCTGCATTGCGGTGACGACCCCGACAGCGATCTGATCGCCTTTCTGATTGCAGCGCACCATGGCAAAGTTCGCGGCAGCCTTCGCAGCTTTCCGAACGAAATTCTGCCTGCGGACTTAGGCATGAAACAGGCGCGCGGCATTAGAAACGGTGACGTCATTCCCGGCTGCGTCACGGGAGATGGTCAGGTCCTTCCCGCCACGTCGCTCGATCTCTCCCTGATGGAGTTGGGCGAATCCGAATCAGGCCCAAGCTGGCTCGCTCGCGTGCTGAAGCTGCGTGACGATCAGAGCCTCGGTCCCTTCAAACTCTGCTATCTGGAAACCTTACTCCGCGTGGCCGACTGGCGTGGATCGAAGACAGGAGAAACTTTCAATGCCTAA
- the csx17 gene encoding type I-U CRISPR-associated protein Csx17 translates to MPKPTHVHQLTGCTPTPLAGYLKALGILRLVATQADEHAQGWWSGDVFFLRTTLDSEHLEDFFLNQYRPSPLVAPWNGGSGFFPKDNQSAISQLCQGKATRLAVYRETIAACRDVLSNLGLKEKPDGGSKERLLIACRANLPDDAVVSLDAAFVLTDDGPKYPPLLGTGFNDGRLEFTNNFMQRLLDLIDPETGHPTDPAAEWWSEALFPDVCNNLQKNAILGQFDPGAVERAVNPWDYVLMLEGALAFATATVKRLESSTKGCLSYPFCVRAAGIGYGSSAASDEGSSRAEMWFPLWSNPCTHSELQSLLSEGRVQVNGRPARNAIDFARSVSTLGIARGVDQFIRFGFHARNGLAYFAVPLGRFEVKPQPQVNLLCELDNWLDRFRRSATADTAPSRAGRALRQLETAILALCQHKGAQQLQAVLIALGEAEATLAVSRKWRTDSGLRPVPLLSGNWLLECDDGSNEFRLAISLASMFSKAVGDFRQHLEPVVVGGRNTEGRSRWVEWNEDSSAERQVVWNAGRLEDNLSAVLQRRITDAKRHDERSDDGTVLFPGRALISASLDHVVAFLKHKTDDARIGALLRGLVLIDWGGVKQAQTHKQIDRSPSLSIPDGMYALMKLCHSPRPVGTHSVQLDSVIANRGISGNGAAALRSAARRLRGSGLSPSIEVASRSADAIRRITAALLFPLNQADTTLLSQLVLTSVPTAAIDS, encoded by the coding sequence ATGCCTAAGCCTACTCATGTCCATCAATTGACCGGCTGTACGCCGACACCACTAGCGGGGTACTTAAAGGCACTTGGTATCCTGCGTCTGGTTGCAACGCAGGCCGACGAGCATGCACAGGGCTGGTGGTCAGGTGATGTCTTCTTTCTACGCACAACGCTTGATTCCGAGCACCTCGAAGACTTTTTTCTGAACCAGTATCGCCCCAGTCCACTGGTCGCCCCCTGGAATGGAGGGAGTGGCTTTTTCCCCAAAGACAATCAATCGGCGATCAGCCAGCTTTGCCAGGGGAAGGCAACGCGGCTTGCAGTCTATCGCGAAACGATCGCCGCATGTCGCGATGTATTGAGTAATCTTGGGCTGAAAGAAAAGCCCGATGGCGGATCGAAAGAGCGGCTGCTGATAGCCTGTCGTGCTAACCTGCCAGACGACGCGGTCGTCAGTCTGGATGCTGCATTTGTTCTCACCGATGACGGACCTAAATACCCCCCTTTACTTGGAACAGGCTTCAACGATGGCCGCCTGGAATTTACGAACAATTTCATGCAGCGTCTGCTTGATCTGATCGACCCCGAGACCGGACATCCAACCGACCCGGCTGCGGAATGGTGGAGCGAAGCGTTATTCCCTGACGTTTGCAATAACTTGCAGAAGAACGCGATTCTTGGCCAATTCGATCCGGGGGCTGTCGAGCGGGCCGTGAATCCGTGGGACTACGTCCTGATGCTGGAAGGCGCTCTTGCCTTCGCCACAGCCACTGTCAAACGACTCGAGTCCTCCACCAAAGGATGCCTCAGTTACCCATTCTGCGTTCGCGCTGCAGGAATCGGCTATGGTAGTTCCGCCGCATCCGATGAAGGATCCAGCCGAGCGGAAATGTGGTTTCCTCTGTGGTCGAATCCGTGTACTCACTCAGAGCTCCAGTCACTTCTGTCCGAAGGGCGAGTTCAGGTGAACGGACGACCGGCACGGAATGCGATCGATTTTGCCAGATCGGTCTCCACGTTAGGCATCGCTCGGGGTGTTGACCAATTCATCCGATTCGGCTTTCACGCCAGAAATGGACTTGCGTACTTTGCCGTACCGCTGGGGAGGTTCGAAGTAAAACCACAGCCACAGGTGAATCTGCTGTGCGAGTTGGATAACTGGCTCGATCGTTTCCGCCGGTCGGCGACCGCTGACACAGCTCCGTCACGTGCAGGACGTGCATTGAGACAGCTTGAAACAGCAATCCTTGCCCTGTGCCAACACAAGGGCGCCCAACAACTTCAAGCAGTTCTGATCGCGCTCGGCGAGGCCGAAGCGACTCTAGCTGTCTCTCGAAAATGGCGAACGGATTCCGGCTTGCGGCCTGTCCCGCTTCTCAGCGGGAACTGGCTTTTAGAATGTGATGACGGCTCGAACGAGTTTCGGCTCGCAATCAGTCTGGCCTCGATGTTCTCCAAGGCGGTGGGTGACTTTCGCCAGCATCTCGAACCCGTTGTCGTCGGAGGACGCAACACCGAGGGTCGGTCGCGCTGGGTCGAATGGAACGAGGACTCTTCGGCAGAGCGTCAGGTGGTCTGGAATGCCGGCCGACTGGAGGACAATCTCAGCGCCGTTCTCCAGCGTCGAATTACTGACGCGAAGCGGCATGACGAGCGTTCCGACGATGGGACGGTCCTTTTCCCCGGACGAGCCCTGATCTCTGCGTCACTGGATCACGTTGTCGCATTCTTGAAGCACAAAACAGACGATGCGCGCATCGGAGCTCTTCTACGCGGACTGGTTTTGATTGACTGGGGTGGGGTTAAACAGGCACAGACGCACAAGCAGATCGATCGCAGCCCTTCCCTATCCATTCCAGATGGGATGTACGCCCTGATGAAGCTTTGCCATTCCCCACGGCCGGTCGGAACTCATTCGGTTCAACTTGATTCCGTGATTGCTAATCGAGGGATCTCGGGAAACGGCGCGGCGGCACTCAGAAGCGCCGCAAGGCGTCTTCGAGGTTCAGGCCTTTCTCCCTCGATCGAAGTCGCCTCCCGCAGCGCGGACGCGATCCGGCGAATTACAGCAGCCCTTCTCTTTCCGTTGAACCAGGCGGATACCACCCTCCTGAGCCAACTTGTGCTCACTTCAGTGCCGACTGCGGCAATCGATTCCTGA
- the cas7u gene encoding type I-U CRISPR-associated RAMP protein Csb1/Cas7u, translating to MPLNLSVLDAEPRLLMEVPLKALQGARFQPTGFPDLGAATYRHAEVDMLLVESAQSMANRLESVCWDEANDELVGPLQGLPYVRVVSDGKLATNSILESHRINSPYILEGTDKSFFNTLKDELGGLATGRVDLRLLAKVLLKYDVNALIHGVFLAKKELAGGRLRLPRMLSAFIEAEGIHVATSGGVKKDEVDPSGDTKKGFGHVPFHRDEYTAEKITAYFNLDLAQLRGYGLPDEAQKLLLVLSLYKIQKFLREGLRLRTACDLEAAGPVLVRRPESNFTLPSVAELEKELPALIKAAAANFANPPVTEVKYAKA from the coding sequence ATGCCATTGAACCTTTCCGTCCTTGACGCCGAGCCACGTTTGTTAATGGAAGTTCCGCTGAAAGCATTGCAAGGGGCACGGTTTCAGCCAACAGGTTTTCCCGACCTGGGAGCCGCAACGTATCGACACGCAGAAGTCGACATGCTGCTGGTCGAGTCGGCACAGTCGATGGCGAATCGGCTGGAGTCGGTCTGTTGGGACGAAGCGAATGACGAACTTGTCGGACCGCTACAGGGACTTCCTTACGTCAGAGTTGTGTCCGACGGGAAGCTAGCGACAAACTCGATCCTCGAATCACACCGGATCAATAGCCCCTACATTCTTGAAGGGACCGACAAATCGTTCTTCAACACTTTGAAAGACGAACTCGGGGGACTGGCTACGGGCCGGGTCGACCTGAGACTACTGGCGAAAGTGCTACTGAAATACGATGTGAACGCCCTGATCCACGGTGTTTTCCTCGCAAAGAAGGAGCTCGCCGGAGGACGTCTTCGCCTCCCCCGCATGCTGTCGGCCTTCATTGAAGCCGAGGGAATCCACGTTGCGACCAGCGGAGGTGTCAAGAAAGACGAAGTCGACCCCAGCGGCGATACAAAGAAAGGATTCGGTCACGTTCCGTTTCACCGGGATGAGTACACCGCAGAAAAAATCACGGCCTACTTTAACCTCGACCTGGCACAACTTCGCGGGTATGGGCTTCCCGACGAGGCTCAGAAACTGCTGCTTGTTTTATCGCTATATAAGATCCAGAAGTTCCTCCGCGAGGGCCTCCGGCTGAGAACGGCGTGCGACCTGGAAGCAGCGGGCCCCGTTCTGGTACGTCGCCCTGAGAGCAACTTCACTTTACCGTCCGTTGCAGAGCTTGAGAAAGAGTTGCCCGCCCTGATCAAAGCGGCTGCTGCGAACTTTGCCAATCCTCCGGTCACCGAAGTCAAATACGCAAAGGCTTAA